The genomic DNA CATCGAGGGCCCCGGCTTTATGCCCAATACGATTGGTTCTGTGAAGATGCTTAATATCGAAGCCTTGTGATTTGTATTGAGCGACCAGATTTGCGGCTTTCTGGATGGTTTCGTCAGTAGAATCGTCCAATACTTGGATTTCCAACTTATCCTTAGGATATTTTAAAGCAACGGTGGAATCAATCAGTCGATCTACGACGTAAAACTCGTTAAAAATAGGAAGCTGAACCGTAACTTTCGGAAGATTTGGATCGGTAATCGAAAAAGTCCTGCTTGGATCCGTATCGCAATTCGAATTATATTTTTTATAGAGATACACCATGATGTAGGTGTGAATTCCAAAAAAGAACAAACCTAAGATATCTAAGGCGTAAATTGTGAGGAAGAGAACTGTTACCGCGGTCAGCATTTGTGCCAGGTTTTTCGGAAATAGCCGAAAAGTCAACGGGTTTTGCGGCGCAACATAGAAAGGGGAAAAATCAAGAGGACGGAGGACCCGTCCCCTCGGTTAGAAAGTGAAAATTCGCAGTGGAAGTTCCTCAACCAGGGAGGTTGTGGTCCATCCGGTTAAAGTATCGGATTTCAATAAGACGACCTTAGGGCCAGTCGCAGATTTTCTTCCAAAAATGCGAAAAACTTAGCATCACATTCGGGGGAAAAATCCGATTTCTCTGTTTTCTAACAAAACAAAATCGCAAACATTTACCTGGATTCCCCCACCTTGTGGGAGCTCCTCCAACGGAGATCGATCGAAAACTGATTGTAAAAACCGGCGAATTCGGATATGGGGGAAAATCGGAAAGATCGCGGTACCACCGATCCGGCCCCCACCCAATAAGGTGTACGTCCTGGAACATAGGTAACACTTTAGACCGGAGACATGGGTTACACTTTCAAAGTCCTAGATATTTTCTTTGTGTTCTCATTCAAATAACCTATTTTCACAAAGCTGAAGTAAATGGCCCATATGCCGTCGTCGACAGGTTCAAGACCGATATTCTCTCCACCTAAACTCTTCGTAATAAAGAATCTTTGATTTTTCCAATAAAAATTACCGTCATCGACTTTACGAATTTCAAAATGGTCTGGATAAAATATCTCGGATAGACGATTCGGATAGGATCTTAGGGAAGGTTTATAGATCTTCGCAGGCGGCTTCTGACCTAACGCCTCATGGGGACGATCATGGTTATATTCCGCTCTAAAACGATCGAATGCCTTTTGCTGCTGTCTCATATTAGAACGAATCGGATAAACCGCTTCTGCCTTCAAAGTCCTATGCATTCTTTCATGCCTTCCGTTCTCTTGTGGTTTCCCCGGATGAATCCTTTCCGGAAAAATACCTAATTTGATCCACCACATTGATAATAGGGAAATTCCCGACCCGGCAGCAAACGGAATTCCATTATCCGTTCTAATCGCATTCGGAAGGCCGTATTCTCGAAAACACTTCTCAAATTCCTTCTTTGTTTCGTAAGTCCTTGTGCCTGATAGCCCTTTGCAACTTAGAAGAAACCGACTGTAACCGTCGGATATTGTTAAGGGATAACAACGAATTCCGTCTCGCATTTTAAAATCACCTTTGAAATCAGCACACCAAACCGCATTCGGATGATCATAACCTCGAAAAGGTTCCGAAAAACGAACCATTCCCCCTCTCTTCTTACGGGGCTTTACTAAACCTCTTTTCTTAAGAATACTGCCGATCGTGCTCGCTGCAGGCCAAATAATTTCCGGATGACTTCCCTCAAGTATTACAAGCAATTTGCGAGGTCCCCAAGTAGGGTGTTGCTTACGAACTGCAAGAATCAACCGCTCTTCCGCAAAACCTACTCGGTTCGGGTTTGTGTGCGGAACCCTACTTCTCTCCAAAAGACCTTCAGGGCCTTCCTTCCGATACCGTTCAAGCCACTTGTATCCCGTCTTTCTACTTATTCCAAATGTTTCACAAAGAGAACTTATGGAAACCGTTCCGTCGCATACTGCGGCAATGAATTTTACTTTCTCGTCCATAGGGGACACCTCTTTCCACGGCAAAGGATTTTCCTCCATTTGCCTAAATTTCAGTGTTACCTATGTCACAGGTCTATTCTGTTACCTATGTCTCCGGGTTGTACCGGGTGGGGAATCCGTCCTTCAAAAACAAAGCCGAACTACCATTTATCAATCTGCGCTTAAATTACTTGTCCCTTAGATAGATTACCCTATTTTAGCCTCGATGCGCTCCGCCGTTTTAGGACTCCTTGCTGCCCTTGCCTCCTTACTTCTCGCTATCCTGTTAGAAGAGGCTCATTTTCTTTCGTTCTTAAAAATTTCCGCGCTTGTGTTGATCCTAGGGGGAACAGCCGGAGCGACATTTGCCAGCTATACAACGGAAGAATTTGCAAATCTGATTTTACATTTAAAAGATGCGGTTTTTCCTCGAAAAGATTATTCGCTTACCGATTTGTTTTTAGATTTTGCGGAGAGGGCTAGAAAAAATGGTCTGCTCTCTCTGGAAGATCGACTTGCTGCCATTCCTGATGCATTTTTGAGAAAAGGAATTCAACTGATTGTCGACGGAACTGATCCTCGAGCCGTCGAAGAAATTTTATTCGAAGCCGCCGAAGGACTCGAAGAAAAAGAAACCCGCTCGGCAAAAATTTTGGAAACCGCCGGCGGTTTTTCTCCTACGATTGGAATTATCGGAACCGTTCTCGGCCTCGTAAGCGTTCTCGAAAATTTAGGCGCAGGAACACGAGCCTTGGGAGAGGGAATTGCAACGGCCTTTATCGCGACATTCTACGGAATTACATTCGCTAACTTGATATATTTTCCCTTAGCAAATCGGATTAAAACCTGGGCGCGTTCTCGCAATAACCGGAGACAAGCGATGATTCGTGGAATCATCTCTCTGCAAACCGGAGACAATCGACGTATTTTAGTAGAGAGGATGGCGCCTTTCCTAGATTAGGAATTAGATTCACTACTTGAAATTTTTACGTTATCTTGCGCTCACTCATTCGAGACAAAATTTCGCGGATCTCATTTTCGGCTCCGGATGGAGTCAAAACGAGCAGAACATCTCCATCTTCCATTTTCGTTTTTCCGGTAGGAACTATGTGACTGTCACCTCTATAAATCAGAGTGATCAAAGAGTTCTCGGGAAAATCCAATTCATAAACGAATTTACCCACGGACGCGGAACCGTAAGGAACGATATATTCCAGTAAGTGAGTATCGCTTTGTTCCTTATTCTCGAATTCAAAAGGGTAAGAGGCGCGTTGTTCTAGAGTGGCTTGCAAGCCGAGAAGACGAACGACATACGGAATCGTGGAACCTTGCAGCAACAAAGAGGTTAATACGGTAAAAAAGACCAAATGAAAAATCATTTCCGATTCGGGAAGCTGCTTGGCGTACGGAAACGTCGCAAGAATAATCGGAGCTGCCCCTCTTAATCCTACCCAAGAAATTAATATCTTTTCCCGCCAATCCACCCCGAATCCGGTCAAAGAAATGAAAACTGAAATAGGACGGGCGATTAGCATTAGAAAAATAGAAAATGCAATACCGATTCCCGCGACCGGCGGAATTCTAGAGGGAAAAACCAAAAGACCCAAGGTAAGGAACATTACGATCTGCATTAGCCATCCGATCCCGTCCATAAACCGCACGTTACTTCGTTTATGAACGAATGATCTATTCCCTATAATGATTCCCGCTATGTATACTGCAAGGAACGGGTTCCCGCCGATTAACTCAGTTGCCGCATATACGAACAAAACGGACGCCGATAATAGGACCGGATATAAACCCTCGTAGTCCAGTTTAATTCGATTCATCCCGCGATAAATCCAGTATCCTAAAAGCAACCCGAGCAGGATTCCTAAGGTAAATTGCTTAAAAATTTCCCAGACAAGTAATTCGAAACTCGGAGCCGCGCTCCCAACAAAACCTAAGATCGTAGTCGTCAAAAGAACCGCAAGAGGATCGTTACTACCCGATTCTAATTCCAAAAGGGATGTTAACCCTTTTCGCATCCCGGTATTGCTCGTACGCAGCACGTTAAATACGGCGGCAGCATCCGTAGAAGAAACGACTGCTCCTAAAAGAAAACCGACGAGAGGTGGAAACCCCAGCACATAGACTGAAAATAAACCCACGATCACGCAGGTTAATAGTACGCCTACACTGCCGAGTGAAATCCCCATCCATAAGACCGGCCTAACCTTGGTCCAATCGGTTTCTAATCCGCCGGAGAATAGAATAAAAGCCAAGGCAATTGAACCTACTTTTCGAGCTAATTCCGCATCCGAAAATGGAATACCTAACAAACCGTCGGAACCGGCTAACATACCGATCGACAAAAAAATGAGTAGGGCCGGGACTCCGAATTTAGAGGAGACTCGAAGTAAGCCGATACTGATAATGATCAGGCTCGATAATGCAAGTATTGTGAATTCAAACTCCATTCGGTTACGAACGATACTTTCTCGGACCTTTTATTTTTTACGAATCGTTTTTTCTTTTCGGAGAGGAAGAAAAATGGGAAAGAAATCGCTTTTCGGACTTCGCAAGAGTTCCTGTCCTGATCTTTTTGGAAAAAACCTTGGTCTATACGACGTCCGAATTAAGCTCGAAAAAAAGATCTTCTAATTCTCGAGCATCAGTAACTTCTACAAGTCGATCCTCGCCATATTCGTCGGCTTCTATTCTGACCGCGAGATAGCCGAAACTTTCTTCCCCTTTGAGAAAGCCTACATCTAAATTTATTAATTCTCGATCTTCCTCGGTCGAGGGAATCAGCAAAAAATATTGAGCTTCATCAATCTCAACCACCTCTCCGATCAAAAACGAATATGGATTTCCGTCTTCGTCGATAAGATTTAAAATCTCCTCCCCGAATTCCTCGTGGTCTCTTTCCTCCGAACTTGTTTCATACGACTCAAGCATTTTTTTCCCTCCCTTTTCTAATCGACCGAAATGTCGATTTGCCGGAAAAGTTTCCGGCCCGTGGACGACCTCGGAAAAGGTAGACAAGATGTAAAAAAGAAAGATATTAGGTGCGGAACAACGTGTTGCCGGAAGCCCGCAAAAATGGACAAAAAGAGAAGTTATTTCCTTTCGATCTTAGTCGGGTGTCTACTGGGGTTTGTATATTGCTCCAATAGAGATAATCTAGGAATCCAAATCAAAAACGGCGTCTTAGAGGCTCAGCTATGGAACCCGGAGCAAAATACGCTATCCTTAGAAGGCGAGTGGGAGTTCTATCCTAAAGCATTCTTAGTTTCCGAACACGCCAAGGTTGAATCTTCCCCTATTATCACTTATATACCGAATACTTGGAATCGGTTGCAAAGAGACGGAAAGGTTCTATTTCCGGATGGGAAAGGATACGGTACGTATCGGTTACGATTAAACCTTCCGGAATCCAGACCGGCACTCGTAATACGGATTCCGGATCAAGGAACCGCCTACGTGCTGTATGCTGACGGCAAACCCATCGCATCAATGGGAAAGATAGGAAAAAATTACGAAGCCTCCATTCCGTTTCTTAATTCCACAATCGTTAATTTGCCGGAAAATACCCAAGAGTTAGCTTTTGAAATTTCGAATTACAGACATATTTACGGAGGCCTTTGGTATTCTCCACGGATCGGAAAACAAGAAAAAATATTAAATGAAAAATATACCGACCTCGCGCTGGAAATTGCGACATCATCCTCGGTTTTAGTATTGGTTATCTATCAGATCGCCGCATATCTTTTAACTCGGAGAGAAAGGGCTCCGCTTCATTTCGCAATATTCTCGATGGCCGGCACGCTACGTTTTTTTCTAACCGGCGATAGGATATTTAATTCGATATTCCCGGAAATTCCTTGGGAAATTACCCATCGACTCGAATATATATCGACGTACGCATTGTCCTCGGCATTTTTTTCTTACGCCGCCTCGCTCTTCCCTTTGGATTTCCCGAGATGGAGTGAAAAAGCCTCTCTAGCATCCTTCTCTTTCTTTGCAATCGTCACCATTTTCTTCCCGGTCGAGTATTATGGAAGATTGTTAATTCCGTTTCAAAGTATCGTGATCATAGGTTCATGCTTAATTTTTTACGGATGCATCAAAGCCTTGATCAACAAAAGAGAAGGCGCTCGGTTATTTCTTTTCGGAATTCTCACAATTCTCCTAGCCTCGACAAACGACATTCTTGCTTCCCACTACTTACTGCATACTCACTATATTTTAACCCCGGCCATCTTTATTTTCATTTTCCTCAATAGCCTCACTCTCGGAGTCTCTTTTTCGAAAGCATTGGAAAGATCCCAAATCGTAAGCTCCAAACTAAAATTGGCCAACAAGGATCTGAACGATCTGAAAATCCAACTCGAAAGAAAAGTCGAAACGAGAACGAAAGAATTAATGGAGGCGAAAAACAGGGCGGAAGGAGAGGCGAAATATCGATATGATTTTTTAGCAACGATGAGTCACGAAGTTCGGACTCCGTTAAACGGTTTAATGGGAACAGCCAATCTTCTCTCCGATACCCCTCTAAACGGGGAACAAAAAGAATATTTAGATATCATCCAATTATCCAGTGAAAATCTTTTGCAACTCGTAAACCAACTTCTTGATCTTTCCAAGATAGAAAGTAATCGGTTCGAATTGGAAGTCATACCGTTTGATCCGTTTGCGATTCTGCAAAAAGCGGCGAAATTCGTTAAAGCCCGCGCCGAGGAAAAAAGGATTTTTCTTGATATCCATTATCCTGAACATCATCCGGGCATCTATATCGGAGACGAAGGTAGAATTCAACAAGTACTCTTAAACCTATTAAGCAACGCTATTAAGTTTACCGGTTCGGGCGGGAAAGTAGTGTTAGGCGTAAAAACTGCCGGGGAAGATTCGCAATCCCGAATATTAGAATTTTGGGTGGAAGATACCGGCGTCGGGATCGCTTCGGACAAGGCCACGGACCTCTTTGAGCCTTTCGTTCAGGCGGATTCGTCCATTTTTCGAAATTACGGTGGGAGCGGACTGGGCCTTACCATCTCCAAAAAATTAGTGGAATTGATGGGTGGAAGCATTCGAGTCGTAAGCCAAATAGGTAAGGGTTCGAAATTCACTTTTTTACTCCCTTTTCCGCAAGAGGAGGGAGAAGGTTCCGAAATCCCGGATGAGAAAACGGCTTATATTTCGTTCAAACCTAAAAAAATCCTGATCGTAGAAGACCGCGAGCCTTCCAGAACCATCGCAAAAAAAACATTAGAAAATATGAATATGAAAGTGAGCGTCGCTTGCGACGGAAAGGACGCCTTATTTAGACTGACCAATGAAATTTACGATTTAGCATTGATCGATATAGAAATGCCCGAATTGAGCGGGATAGAAGTAGTTCGCTCCCTAAAAGAGCAAGGGGGAAAGCTCCCGATTTTAGTAGCCTGGACGGCTCACGCCTTACCTGGCGCGGAAGCGGTTTTTCAATCCACAGGATTCGACGCTTACCTTCACAAACCTTCTTTGCGAAGAGATTGGGAAAGACTTTTAAAAACCTATTTTCCGCAATGAGTATCGATTAAGGTATGCGCTACTGCCGGAAGAAAATCGGTTTTTTCTTGATATTACTTTTATTATCGTTTTTCGGAAACGTAACGGCCTGCAATACCGATAAACAGAATTGCCATCGTGAAGTGCAGAAAGACGTGGACATCACCCAAAGTTTGGAACTGGCCTGCGCCCTCAATCCTTCCGACAGAAATCTTTGCAACCTAGCTCTCATTCAGGCCGCAATTCCGTATCAATGCTTTACTTCTCATTGAGGAAATTCGAATCGTTATAGGCGCTGCAAATTTATATCGGCCGGGCATAATAGGCTAAAAATCTTCGAAAGGAAGTTTGTTCTTCTTGGCATTATTGCATTCTTTGCAAGCCGGGACCAGATTCGCCTTAACGGATTTTCCTCCTTTAGCGAGCGGAATCAGATGATCCATCGTCAACTCCTCGGGAGGAAATTTCTTTCGACAATAATAACAGACTCCGTCCGCCTTTTTCTTTTTCCACCATGGAGTTTTGCGAAGGTCCTTTGCAATTTGTCGCTGCTTACGAATTTCTTCTTCGCTGACCCAGATTATCGGCTCGTCCGGAATGAAAGATTCTCCTGACATTTAATCGAAGGATATCCAATCCGATCCTGGGCCGGACCAAGAAAGTCGAAGATTCGAAGTCAAGGAACGAGCCGAGACTCCTGAGCGAATTCCGGCGGCGGTAACAAGCGCCGTATCCCCTTTTTTCAGCTCCAACTCCCCGTTAAGCGAACATGTACCTTCCAAAACCATTAAAATATGGAAGACAGGTTCTTTCGAAAAGGAAGGCAGGATGAATTCGGATGTGCCCTCGATTTCCAAAATTTCCATCCTGAATTTATCGTTTGCCGTAAGTAAAAGACGCTTTCCATATTTCCAAGTTAACGTTTTTGGAGATAGCTTGTCGCTCGAATTCGGTCCGGAATAATCCAATACATCCAAGGCTTTCTTTAAATGCAATTCTCTGGGACGACCATAATCGTAAACTCTGTAGGTGGAATCGGAAGATTGTTGAACTTCCATCAACAGGATTCCGCTACCGATGGCGTGTATTTTTCCGGGATTCAATAAAAAAGAATCCAATTCTTTGACCGGAATCACGTTTAAAATTTCTTCGGCGCGATTTCCGGAGACCAAATTTTCGAATTCATCGCGATTTGTTAATTTAGAGAAACCGCAAACTAACTTCGAATTCGAATCGGCTTGCAAGACCGTCCAGGCTTCTTTTTTTCCCGAGCTTGTCGAATCGAACTTGTCCGTATACTCGTCGTCAGGATGAACTTGAACCGATAATTTTTCTTTAGCATCGATCAATTTTACCAAGAGAGGAAACATTTGACCTTTAAAAGGTTTTCCTAAAATATCTTCCGAGTTGGAAGTATAAACTTCTCGAAACGTGCGGCCTGCCGAGGGACCGTTCTCGATCACGGACAGATCTTCGCCGTAATCGGAAATTTCCCAAGATTCCCCGATTTCCCCGTCGGGCAGATTTCTACCCAAAACGGTTTCAAGTTTACGGCCTCCCCAAACTTTCTCTTTATAAATGGGTCGGAATTTCAGAACCTTTTGCATATGCCTATTTTTTACCGCCCTTATAGAGTTCAATTTTAACTTTTATATGCCTCTTTTTGAAATGAGTGAAAGCATCCGGACGAAATCCGGATAGATCTAACGTATAAATCCTTCCCGGAACAAGTGTGCCGGGTCCCGAACTCCATTTTAAATAGCGAAAACTCTTGTAAGTTCCCTTTCCGTTGCAAGACCCGCAATTCAAATCGGAACCCCTACATTCCGGACATAGAACGCGCACGACCAAGGGAATCTCGGCTAGAATTTTACCCGCTAGCTCCTCCTCCCTCAAACGCAGGCAGATATCATGGTAAATTCCGGTATATCTCCTGCGATCTCGATTGCGAATCCCGGCCCGAAGCAAACCCCGCTTTGCAAATTCGACTGCCTGAGCGGAAAATATGATTCTAGACGGCGGAATAAGAAAGGTTTGCAAAGACCGCCGAGCATCGGCTTCCTTCTGACGAGCGCGCAATTCGGAGTCAAAACGACTTCGCTCGTCCGGCTTCGTGAGAATTTGATACGAGCGGACTATCTTTAAAAAAATTTCAGAAGAACCTGTGATGCCGTTATCCGGATGGAAGACTTTGGCCAATTTTCGAAATCTGGCCTTGATCGTTTCGGTCCCGGCGTCGCTTGTTACTCCCAGGATTCGGTAATGGTCGATCCAAATTGTATCCATTCGTCGGACCTAATTTCGATCCTTTGTCGATCGACATACTAAAGAGTGATTATCGAGATTGAAATTCCTGGAAAGATCCGCCTTGATCCAAACCTTCCAGCATGGTATCGACGTCGTGCTTGTCCGCTTGGATGGTTCCTTGCACATACTTTCCAATTGCTTGAACGACTTCCACCAAATTATTTCTGTACGATCGTACCAATTTTACTCTTTGGTTGGGATTTCTAATGTTAGACAAATTATACGACTCTTCTTGGGTTCCCGCATCCGTTTTTTTCTGCACAAGCAAAACTATACTGGCAGGATCCGAGGCGGGAACGTCTCGTTCTTTAGCTCGCCGATTTCGTCGTTTACGGGTCGAAGCTTCGTTACTAACGACTTGCGAGTTATAAAGCGAATACCTACCAGCTTTAAAGCCCCTTCCCCGCCGGAAACTTTTAGATAAAACTTTTTGTCCAAAAGATATCTTTCTCGACTAGGAAATTCAAAGGTCTCAATCGAGGGAATGAATTGGAAGTATTCGTTATTAACGATTTTTTTTCTCCTATTTAAAAAGGAGAGAAGCTCCTCGATGCGTTTATGAAAATCCTTGATATCGGTCGTGAGCCCTTCCATGTCCTTCACTTGCGTCGGTTTGTACGGGAGAATTTTGATCTGACCGTCCGACTCGAAGTCTTGTGTAAAGACGGAGGTAGAGAGTAAAAAAAATAAAATGACGGAAGACGTTACTTTCTTCATAAGTTCAGAATCCGAATGTTCCCTCAATACTAATGTCGTCCTTTATCTCAAAAAGCCCGGTTTTTTCCTAAAAATTCGTTGAATTCAGGCCGGATTCTACGAAAAGGGAAGGGATCGATATGGAAATCAGCATCAGAAAATCTGGCGAAACGAACGTAATCGGCTTATCGGGCAGTTTGGACATTTATACGTCCATTGATCTGAAAAACTTTTTCGAACAAAATATAGACCGAAACAATAATAGCGTAGTAATTAATCTCGAAAAATTGAACTACATCGATTCTTCCGGAATCGGGATGTTGATCAAACAACTCAATTATGTCCAAGAATTGAACGGTAAATTTTTTATCGCGAATATGAAACCGGCGATAGAGAAAGTATTTAAAGTAGCCGGATTGACTTCTTATTTTCAGACTCTATCGGAATTGGAGTTTACCGCTAAGTACCCGTAAATTATGTCCCGGTCGCCTAAAGGGTGATTTGCGGATAACTTGCTTTTCTCCAGATAAGAGAGTATTAACTTCTTCTTAAGGTTAATGGCTCCGAGCCTGGATCGTGAATATTTCTTAAAGCTGAGAATAGGACAAAAAAACGTCCCAAATCCCCCAAAAACGACCCTTATCTCCACTTGCCGGTTCCAGCCTTAATAGTAAACGTCCGTCGATTAACTCCGAAGGATCCACGGAAATTCTGACCGGAGGAGCGGGAGAATAAAGAGACCGGATATATAAAGAATGATCCGGAAATCTCACCTTCGCTTTTTCGATTCCGTTTAAGAAAATTCGGAGCTCTTTTCTAGGAAGTTCAGCGGAACTTTCAGTCTGGTCGAACAAAGTAAGGTCAAAATATACGTATATAGTATCTTTTCGATCCGGGTCTGCCACTAGTAGAATGTTTAAACCCTCTTCGGGAATCATTCTGCATTGGTTATCGAATAGAACGCCGGTCCCGGCTCCAGGCGCCGGGTCCTTGCGATCCGGTGCCAATTTCAATCCGTTATGGACGGCCCACACGGACAATTCAGGAAAAGTTCGATAATCTTCCGATATATACGATTCTCCTCCCATCGGCTTAGAAAAATTCTCGTAATTTTTCGTTTTCCGATTTTCCTCGCTAGCCGGACCCTGGCTCGGAGTGACAAGGAACAGAGATAAAAAAAGGGTGAGCCGGATCCAATACATCCTGTTTATACTATCGACCGTCCATCCGGAGGAAACTTGAAAATTCTTAGGAGCTTAGAGAACTTACGGGAAACTTTACACAGTCCCACCGTCCTGACTCTTGGAAATTTCGACGGAATTCACTTGGGCCATCAGGCCCTGCTTGAAAGAACGAAAGAAATTTCGATCGAAAAGGGACTACCGTCGGTAGTAATCACTTACTATCCTAACCCGGCGTTGGTCCTCGGAAAAGACAAGGACCTAAGAAGTCTGACGACTCAATCGGATAAAGAGTCCTTAATCGAATCATTCGGAATCGATTGGCTGATCATTGCACCTTTTACGATGGAATTAGCCGGCATGGAAGCGGAAGATTTCCTAAAAACCATTCTGATAGACGAACTAAACGCAAAGGCAATCCTTATCGGCTTCAATCACTGTTTCGGCAAAGCTAGACGTGGAAATTATGAATTGTTAAAGGAGTATGCCGATCAATACGGTTACGAACTTGAAAAACTTGACCCCGTTTTTCTAGGCGATACCAAACTTTCGAGTTCTTATATCCGATCTCTTTTACGGGAAGGTGATGTCGCAAATGCCGAAGAATGTTTAGGTAGGGAATTCTCCGTATCCGGACAAGTCGTCGAAGGACATAAACGAGGACGGAAAATCGGATTTCCGACCGCTAACGTCAAGCCTTCTCCGGAATTGATTTTACCCGGAATCGGTGTCTACGCCGGAAAAACGGAAATCGACG from Leptospira fainei serovar Hurstbridge str. BUT 6 includes the following:
- a CDS encoding bifunctional riboflavin kinase/FAD synthetase — its product is MKILRSLENLRETLHSPTVLTLGNFDGIHLGHQALLERTKEISIEKGLPSVVITYYPNPALVLGKDKDLRSLTTQSDKESLIESFGIDWLIIAPFTMELAGMEAEDFLKTILIDELNAKAILIGFNHCFGKARRGNYELLKEYADQYGYELEKLDPVFLGDTKLSSSYIRSLLREGDVANAEECLGREFSVSGQVVEGHKRGRKIGFPTANVKPSPELILPGIGVYAGKTEIDGKYYDSMINIGNNPTFGDEQLSLESHIFDFTGDLYGKTVRILFSRRIRSEIKFSGVDALIAQLKQDEVTSRRILSEY